The following is a genomic window from Burkholderia cepacia ATCC 25416.
GACCTATCCGTTGACGACCACGCTGCTCGGCGTGCCCGGTGCGAAAACCGTCCGCGCGTACTCGTCGTTCGGCGACGCGTTCGTCTACGTGCTGTTCGACGACCGCACCGATCCGTACTGGGCGCGCTCGCGCGTGCTCGAATACCTGAGCCAGGTGCAGAGCCGGCTGCCGGCCGGCGCGACCGTGTCGCTCGGGCCGGATGCGACCGGCGTCGGCTGGGTGTACGAGTACGCGCTCGTCGATCGCACCGGCCGTCACGATCCCGGGCAACTGCGCGCGCTCAACGACTGGTTCCTGAAGTTCGAGCTGAAGGCCGTGCCGGACGTCTCGGAAGTCGCGAGCATCGGCGGCATGGTGCAGCAGTACCAGGTCGTGCTCGATCCGGACAGGCTGCGCGCGTACGGCATCACGCAGGCGGAAATCGCGAACGCGCTCGGCAACGCGAATCAGGCGTCCGGCGGCTCGGTCGTCGAGCTGGCCGAGTCGGAGTACATGGTGCGCTCGACCGGCTACCTGCGCACGCTCGACGATTTCCGGCACGTGGTGCTGCGCACGAACGACGCCGGCACGCCCGTGCTGCTCGGCGACGTCGGGCGCATCCAGGTCGGCCCCGCGATGCGGCGCGGGATCGCCGAGCTGAACGGGCAGGGCGAGGTGACGGGCGGCGTCGTCGTGATGCGCTCGGGCAAGAACGCGCTCACGACGATCGACGCGGTGAAGGCGAAGCTGGCCGACCTGAAGCGCTCGCTGCCGCCCGGCGTCGAGATCGTCACGACCTACGATCGCTCGCAACTGATCGAGCGCGCGGTGGGCAACCTGAAGGACAAGCTGATCGAGGAATTCGTCATCGTCTGCATCGTCTGCGCGGTGTTCCTGTTCCATCTTCGCAGCGCGTTCGTCGCGATCCTGTCGCTGCCGCTCGGCGTGCTGGCCGCGTTCATCGTGATGCGCTACCAGGGCGTCAACGCGAACCTGATGTCGCTCGGCGGGATCGCGATCGCGATCGGCGCGATGATCGACGCGGCGATCGTGATGATCGAGAACGCGCACAAGCATCTCGAGGCGTACGACCACGCGCATCCCGGCGAACCGGTCACGGCCGCGCGACGATGGGAGCTCGTCGCAACGTCGGCCGCCGAGGTCGGGCCCGCGCTGTTCTTCTCGCTGCTGATCATCACGTTGTCGTTCATCCCGGTGTTTTCGCTGGAAGGGCAGGAAGGCAAGCTGTTCGCGCCGCTGGCGTTCACGAAGACCTACACGATCGCCGCCGCTGCCGGGCTGTCGGTGACGCTGGTGCCGGTGCTGATGGGTTATCTCGTGCGCGGCCGCATTCCGCACGAGCACGCGAACCCGATCAACCGCGTGCTGATCCGCGTGTACCGGCCGCTGCTCGAAGCGACGCTCCGGCGGCCGTGGGTCGCGATCGGCGTCGCGGTCGTCGCGCTCGGACTGACGGCCGTACCGTTGTCGCGGCTCGGCGGCGAATTCATGCCGCCGCTCGACGAAGGCGACCTGCTGTACATGCCGACCGCGCTGCCGGGCCTCTCCGCCGACAAGGCGAGCGAGCTGCTGCAGCAGACCGACCGGCTGATCAAGACCGTGCCCGAGGTCGACACGGTGTTCGGCAAGTCGGGCCGCGCCGATACCGCGACCGATCCCGCGCCGCTCGAGATGTTCGAAACGACGATCCGCTTCAAGCCGCGCAGCGCATGGCGGCCCGGCATGACGCCGGAGAAGCTCGTCGACGAACTCGACCGCGTGGTGAAGGTGCCGGGCCTGTCGAACGTGTGGGTGCCGCCGATCCGCAACCGGCTCGACATGCTGTCCACCGGCATCAAGACGCCGGTCGGCGTGAAGATTTCCGGGCCGGACCTGGCCGGGATCGACGCGATCGCGAAGCAGGTCGAGGCCGCGGTGAAGCGCGTGCCGGGCGTGACGTCCGCGCTTGCGGAACGGCTGAACGGCGGCCG
Proteins encoded in this region:
- a CDS encoding efflux RND transporter permease subunit, whose amino-acid sequence is MIARIIRWSVHNRFLVLLATVLIAAWGVHSVGQTPLDALPDLSDTQVIVKASYPGKAPQIVEDQVTYPLTTTLLGVPGAKTVRAYSSFGDAFVYVLFDDRTDPYWARSRVLEYLSQVQSRLPAGATVSLGPDATGVGWVYEYALVDRTGRHDPGQLRALNDWFLKFELKAVPDVSEVASIGGMVQQYQVVLDPDRLRAYGITQAEIANALGNANQASGGSVVELAESEYMVRSTGYLRTLDDFRHVVLRTNDAGTPVLLGDVGRIQVGPAMRRGIAELNGQGEVTGGVVVMRSGKNALTTIDAVKAKLADLKRSLPPGVEIVTTYDRSQLIERAVGNLKDKLIEEFVIVCIVCAVFLFHLRSAFVAILSLPLGVLAAFIVMRYQGVNANLMSLGGIAIAIGAMIDAAIVMIENAHKHLEAYDHAHPGEPVTAARRWELVATSAAEVGPALFFSLLIITLSFIPVFSLEGQEGKLFAPLAFTKTYTIAAAAGLSVTLVPVLMGYLVRGRIPHEHANPINRVLIRVYRPLLEATLRRPWVAIGVAVVALGLTAVPLSRLGGEFMPPLDEGDLLYMPTALPGLSADKASELLQQTDRLIKTVPEVDTVFGKSGRADTATDPAPLEMFETTIRFKPRSAWRPGMTPEKLVDELDRVVKVPGLSNVWVPPIRNRLDMLSTGIKTPVGVKISGPDLAGIDAIAKQVEAAVKRVPGVTSALAERLNGGRYIDVDIDRLAAARYGLSVADIQSVVSSAVGGDDVGEVIAGRERFPINLRYPREIRDSVENLRQLPVVTARGAQIRLGDVARIAIADGPPMIRSENARLSGYVYVDIRGTDLQSAVRAMQQAVAQQVALPPGYSIAWSGQFEYLERAAARLRTVVPVTLVVIFVLLFLTFGSAADALLLMSTVPFALVGGFWLVWALGHAVSVATSVGFIALAGVAAEFGVVMLLYLKGALQRRLDAGEPLTDALLLDAIREGAVLRVRPKAMTVAVVLAGLVPIMVGHGAGSEVMQRIAAPMVGGMVTAPLLSMFVIPAAWLLLQRRHARSTGRVRHSDAVPHGTNVPSIPTGESR